The following are encoded in a window of Solidesulfovibrio magneticus RS-1 genomic DNA:
- a CDS encoding J domain-containing protein, with protein sequence MGGQDSMRLDQARALLGVSARDDIEAVKSAYRKLAFKLHPDLHPDDPAAKRKFQRLNEAYLLLRHFLADRDDTAGYRQPGEEAKSAGPKASPGPGASARTSRPGGPPPPPPPPPPGAEAGARQQQRKAKQAYTKASKDNADAGFYFRREEVLQDLLKDPFARQVFEDIYRQVKSGPQRTARKVAAKGAREMSFSWGDKAVSFDMSKGFLENLKGYFRKQLDDEQTVHLPSASLLPGTRIRVGIRHGLGNTKPTMVEVTLPPDFVVGRPIRLKGMGRRIGPMRGDLYLRLLAK encoded by the coding sequence ATGGGCGGACAGGATTCCATGCGCTTGGATCAGGCGCGCGCCCTGCTCGGGGTTTCCGCCCGCGACGACATCGAGGCCGTCAAATCGGCCTATCGCAAGCTCGCCTTCAAGCTCCACCCGGATCTGCATCCCGACGATCCGGCGGCCAAACGCAAGTTCCAGCGCTTAAACGAAGCCTACCTGCTCCTGCGCCACTTTCTGGCCGACCGCGACGACACGGCCGGCTACAGGCAGCCGGGCGAAGAGGCCAAAAGCGCCGGCCCCAAGGCGTCGCCGGGTCCGGGCGCGAGCGCGCGGACTTCCCGCCCCGGCGGCCCGCCGCCTCCTCCTCCCCCGCCGCCGCCGGGAGCCGAGGCCGGGGCGCGCCAGCAGCAGAGAAAGGCCAAGCAGGCCTACACCAAGGCCTCCAAGGACAACGCCGACGCCGGGTTCTATTTCCGCCGCGAGGAAGTGCTCCAGGACCTGCTCAAGGATCCTTTTGCCCGTCAGGTCTTTGAGGACATCTACCGGCAAGTGAAAAGCGGCCCCCAGCGCACCGCTAGAAAGGTGGCAGCCAAGGGCGCGCGGGAAATGTCGTTCAGCTGGGGCGACAAGGCCGTATCCTTTGACATGTCCAAGGGTTTCCTGGAAAATCTCAAGGGATACTTTAGAAAACAGCTTGACGACGAACAGACCGTGCATCTGCCCAGCGCCAGTCTGCTCCCCGGCACCCGCATACGAGTCGGCATCCGACATGGCCTGGGCAATACCAAGCCGACCATGGTGGAAGTCACCCTGCCGCCGGATTTCGTGGTGGGCCGGCCCATCCGCCTCAAGGGCATGGGCCGGCGCATCGGCCCCATGCGCGGCGATCTGTACCTGCGCCTTTTGGCCAAATAA